AATTTCAATTACAATACCAAAACTACTGTAGAACCTCTTCAAGCGGTGGGATCAGATGCAGCACATCCTCAATTTTAGATGTGTGTGGAATTTGCGCAATGATTCTAGCTCCCAATGCTTCCAACGCTTTCAAGTTATCATCGTCAATTTCCCCGTTAAGAATTACACCAACCACATTGTTCCCTCTAGCTTTCATAACCTCTAAACTTAGAAGTGTGTGATTTAGTGTTCCCAATTTAGAGCGAGCGACCAGGATAACAGGGGTGTTTAAGTGGTGAATAACATCAGTTGTAAACTTGTCTTTTGTGAACGGCACAAGAACACCACCTGCACCTTCAACTATTATTGTATTAGTAGTTGGGGGTAAGTTCAACTTTGTGATATCAATCTCTTCCTTGTTTTCCAGAATTGTACATCTCCAAGGGCTCAATGGATTTTGGTATTTCAGAGCAGGATCAAAAATAATAGTGTTGGATGGAATACCACCTGAAGCTTGTAACATCTGCGTGACAGTAGCAGTATCTCcaatatcttcattgaGTCCAGTTTGTACTGGTTTCCAGTAGTCTGCACCCCAACGTTTTACCAAAAGTGCTGATATGAATGTCTTACCGACATCAGTATCAGTACCAGTGATGAATATAGgttgcattttcattgtaatctttatatttgtatacAAACTCTGTGAGgtggggaaaaaaagaagaactagGCCAGACTAAATTACAGGCACCGCTTTTTATATTAATTCAGTCATTTCCCTTTTTATGCTTTGGTATAAGATTCTTATTGAGATTATTCAACTTAATTTAACTCCTGCTGATGATTCTTGAATCATCTGTTGGGTTAGTTGCAGGCGCGGAGTTTGAAACTCGGTGATTCAATATGATTCACAAAGCTCTTTCGGAAATCGATCAATGCTCCCCAACAGTTCTTTGTTTTCCCATATGAGCTTGGTATAAATACTTCAATATATCACAGAAAACACTTCCCattgcttctttttcttttttatttcaacaaaaagtaAAGCATGTCCGAGATACAAGGATTGTTAGATTTTGACAGAGATCACATCTGGCATCCTTACACATCAACTATCAATCCGTTACCATGCTTTTTAGTTGAATCAGCCAAAGGTGCTAGAATCAAGCTTGCAACAGGTGAAGATTTAATTGATGGTATGAGTTCTTGGTGGGCAGCAGTTCATGGCTATAACCATCCGGAATTGAACCAAGCTGCTATCAATCAACTTAAAGATATGTCCCACATCATGTTTGGTGGATTGACGCACAGACCAGCAATTAAATTGGTGAAACAGCTTTTGGAAATGACACACGAAAATTTGCAACATTGTTTTATTGCTGATACAGGATCTGTTGCAGTTGAGGTTAGTCTAAAAATGGCATTACAATACTGTCAATCAAAATatggaaacaaaaataagaaaaccAAGTTCTTAAGTGTGAACTATGGCTATCATGGTGATACTTTTGGTGCAATGTCAGTATGTGATCCAGTTAATTCTATGCATTCATTGTATTCCGGATATGTCAAGGAGAATATGTTTGTTAAGCTACCGCAATGCAAACCAACAGATAAGTGGGATCCAAAGTATATgaatgaatttgaagaaatggtAAAGACGCATAGTGATGAGATTATTGCAGTTATACTCGAACCTATTGTTCAGGGTGCTGGTGGTATGAGAATATACCATCCGGAGTTCTTAAGAAATATTAGATTGTTATGCGATAAATATGGCATACTGTTAATTTTGGATGAAATTGCAACTGGCTTTGGAAGAACTGGAAAACTGTTCGCCTATGAACATGCAGATATTGTTCCCGATATTTTATGTGTTGGTAAGGCTTTAACTGGTGGCTATTTAACATTGAGTGCTGTTTTATGTACTAAAGATGTTGCTACAACAGTTTGTTCCGGAAAGGCAAAAGGGTTCATGCATGGTCCAACATTTATGGGAAATCCCTTAGCCTGTGCAATTGCATCTAAAAGTCTAGAAATAATCCAACGTAATGAATGGAAAAGCCAAGTAAAAagtattgaagaaatattcaatcaaaaattaGACAAAGCTCAGGATATTTCCATAATTAAAGACACCAGGGTCATTGGGGCTATTGCGGTATTTGAATTATCCATTCCAGTTGATATGAAGTGGTTCCGTGAaaagtttcttgaaaaaggtATTTGGGTGAGACCATTTGGAAAACTTGTTTATTTGATGCCGCCTTTTATTATCTcagaaaaagaattaaATCATCTAGTTGATTCGGTAATTGAAATAATTATAGAGTTTGATAATCTCCAAAAAGAACAGCAAAATATTAACCTATAAACTTTTGCAAACTTTTGTAATTTCTATATAAATCAAATTGcaattctctttctttttactttggtcttgttttttttttttaaaaaaggATTATTAATACAAGAATAAACACCAACTAACTTGTTGACAATAATAAATTAATAATTTTCTATTTAGTCGTATAAAACTTTACATACTTCTGAATAATTGGCTCTTCTTCTGTAATCgtctttgataaaagtCAAAGGATCCTGCAATTCAAGCATGTTACCGTATGGTTCACTCATTCTAAAACCCATACGAGTAAGTTGCTCTACTGAGAACTGCTTTAAGTAGTTAAAATCACAATTGATATAGTTGTTCTCCTTTGACTTACTATTACCTCTACCCATAAACATAATCAAAATTCTTCTAACCTCATTTTCAGTGATGTTGGGAGCTGCAGAGTGAACAACAGACGCAAGCATAAACGTAGCATCACCCTTTTTCATTGTATTTTGGATACAGTCTTCCTGATTTGGCTTTTGCAAATGGTCCCACAAATGCGAACCAGGAATGAATCTAGTTGCACCATTTTCGATAGTTGTATCAGATAGGGCAACTGAAAAACCAATCTGGGTTTCATTTCTATAATCAAATGTTTGAGGAGTTTGAGGCCTCCTGATATTATGCTCAGATTGGTCGTCTCTATGCAAAGGTTGACCAGCGGCACCTGGATGAATCTCAAATCCTATTGAACTTGCTACAGTTGCTGGACTGAAGCCGATGTTTAAGTTTTCACCAATCCAGAAAACGTTGGCCTGGTCAAGAGCAAGATGTGTAACACCCAAGTTTAGTGGGTGCGACATTATCTTATGGACGACTTGtggtgattttgaaatagtTTCAGTAATCTTAACGGTCTCCCTAGGAAATAGTCTAGGATCATCTTTCTTTGCTTGAAAGAAAGGATCCAGCTctttattgatttgatcaatttcttcaacagtgAAAAGTTGCTTTACCTTACAAACACCAAAAGTTTTCATAATATCAAGCACTTTTTCAGGCGTGGcttcttgtttgtttatagTAAAGTCATTCTGATCAACTTTTGGAACTGGTTGCGGCTCTGGCAAAGTCAGCTTGATAAACCTGGTTTCTGATAAGCATGGCATGGAAGGATCACCTCTATCAACATCGGTAATCCTAGATAGTAGCGTTAGACGATCTAATGTTTTAGTAGTGCAGTCTTCGTAGTTGAAACTCATCCTTGATTAACTactgaaacaaaaaagaaaaagcaaagaTATGTGAACAGGAAGAAAAAACCAAGTGGTACTTAGATAAACGCTTAAATACctttctgaaaatgaaaagaaaaacccaacaaatcaaaataatatGTAATCACATCATGTCAAACataacaacaaaacaataATCAAAGCATATGAATCATGTTTGGAATCATGCGTGAAAAAACTGCCCCACAAATGTACGCGTGAGGAAATGACTCAAATGATTCATTCATCTACAAGTCGGTCTACTGTCTTGTCCAACTTGCCCGACAAAAATAGGATACTAACGGCAAATAAAACTTGTTGCATTTACAAAAGGGATCGTTGCACAATACTACCACCTTCTGAAGTTCGTCCACTTTGGCTTCCACTCTCTGTGTACAGCAGAAAACCTGTTATAGAGAGGGATATTCCTAAGACAATTGCCAGTATACCTTACTTGCATTGAAGGACTTGGGTAGTCTTAAAACTCCCTTAGACCATCTCAGTTTGCTC
The window above is part of the Pichia kudriavzevii chromosome 1, complete sequence genome. Proteins encoded here:
- a CDS encoding uncharacterized protein (PKUD0A04950; similar to Saccharomyces cerevisiae YNR057C (BIO4)) produces the protein MKMQPIFITGTDTDVGKTFISALLVKRWGADYWKPVQTGLNEDIGDTATVTQMLQASGGIPSNTIIFDPALKYQNPLSPWRCTILENKEEIDITKLNLPPTTNTIIVEGAGGVLVPFTKDKFTTDVIHHLNTPVILVARSKLGTLNHTLLSLEVMKARGNNVVGVILNGEIDDDNLKALEALGARIIAQIPHTSKIEDVLHLIPPLEEVLQ
- a CDS encoding uncharacterized protein (PKUD0A04960; similar to Saccharomyces cerevisiae YNR058W (BIO3)), with protein sequence MSEIQGLLDFDRDHIWHPYTSTINPLPCFLVESAKGARIKLATGEDLIDGMSSWWAAVHGYNHPELNQAAINQLKDMSHIMFGGLTHRPAIKLVKQLLEMTHENLQHCFIADTGSVAVEVSLKMALQYCQSKYGNKNKKTKFLSVNYGYHGDTFGAMSVCDPVNSMHSLYSGYVKENMFVKLPQCKPTDKWDPKYMNEFEEMVKTHSDEIIAVILEPIVQGAGGMRIYHPEFLRNIRLLCDKYGILLILDEIATGFGRTGKLFAYEHADIVPDILCVGKALTGGYLTLSAVLCTKDVATTVCSGKAKGFMHGPTFMGNPLACAIASKSLEIIQRNEWKSQVKSIEEIFNQKLDKAQDISIIKDTRVIGAIAVFELSIPVDMKWFREKFLEKGIWVRPFGKLVYLMPPFIISEKELNHLVDSVIEIIIEFDNLQKEQQNINL
- a CDS encoding uncharacterized protein (PKUD0A04970; similar to Saccharomyces cerevisiae YJR154W); the protein is MSFNYEDCTTKTLDRLTLLSRITDVDRGDPSMPCLSETRFIKLTLPEPQPVPKVDQNDFTINKQEATPEKVLDIMKTFGVCKVKQLFTVEEIDQINKELDPFFQAKKDDPRLFPRETVKITETISKSPQVVHKIMSHPLNLGVTHLALDQANVFWIGENLNIGFSPATVASSIGFEIHPGAAGQPLHRDDQSEHNIRRPQTPQTFDYRNETQIGFSVALSDTTIENGATRFIPGSHLWDHLQKPNQEDCIQNTMKKGDATFMLASVVHSAAPNITENEVRRILIMFMGRGNSKSKENNYINCDFNYLKQFSVEQLTRMGFRMSEPYGNMLELQDPLTFIKDDYRRRANYSEVCKVLYD